In a single window of the Aquarana catesbeiana isolate 2022-GZ linkage group LG13, ASM4218655v1, whole genome shotgun sequence genome:
- the LOC141117696 gene encoding olfactory receptor 5V1-like, producing the protein MSPTRHNLNVMEVVNQTSSDRFILIGLSNVPHLQVIFFLVFLLMYIITLSENLLLIIVVRINPKLQTPMYFFLGNLSIVDIFFSTTIVPKLLINTLSIDKSISLLGCALQMFFAITLGATECIILAVMAYDRFVAICRPLHYSTIMNKTVCVSLAAGSWGICLLNYTVHVVLTFQLPYCKSHHVNHFFCEMSPFFRMSCRNTQFNEMLMYILAGLLVMCSFCLTLISYINIISTILKISSSDGRHKAFSTCASHLTVVSLYYGTIIFMYMRPRSTYSAEIDKTVSIFYTAVTPMLNPIIYSMRNKDVKGTIKKVNKK; encoded by the coding sequence ATGTCTCCTACCAGACATAACCTGAATGTTATGGAAGTAGTCAACCAAACGTCTTCAGACAGGTTCATCCTCATTGGACTATCTAATGTCCCGCACCTTCAAGTGATATTTTTCCTTGTGTTCCTTCTGATGTACATAATCACATTGTCAGAAAATCTTTTACTGATCATTGTGGTGAGGATCAACCCAAAGCTACAGACCCCCATGTACTTCTTCCTGGGTAACCTCTCCATTGTAGACATCTTTTTCTCAACCACCATCGTACCCAAACTTCTCATAAACACTCTGTCCATAGATAAAAGCATCTCCTTGTTGGGGTGTGCATTACAGATGTTCTTTGCTATAACTTTAGGAGCAACAGAGTGTATTATACTAGCCGTCATGGCGTATGACAGGTTTGTTGCCATCTGCAGACCTTTGCACTACAGCACCATCATGAACAAGACAGTGTGTGTAAGTTTAGCAGCAGGATCATGGGGTATTTGCCTCCTAAACTATACAGTACATGTTGTCCTCACCTTCCAACTCCCCTACTGCAAGTCCCACCACGTCAACCACTTCTTCTGTGAGATGTCTCCTTTTTTTCGAATGTCTTGCCGAAACACTCAGTTTAATGAGATGCTGATGTATATTCTAGCAGGTCTCTTAGTCATGTGTTCTTTCTGCTTGACTCTAATTTCATACATTAACATCATCTCCACCATCTTGAAGATCAGTTCCTCTGATGGAAGACACAAAGCTTTCTCCACATGTGCTTCTCACCTGACTGTGGTGAGTCTCTACTATGGAACCATCATCTTTATGTATATGAGACCCCGCTCTACTTATTCTGCAGAAATAGACAAAACTGTGTCCATTTTCTATACAGCTGTGACACCGATGTTGAACCCCATCATCTACAGTATGAGAAACAAGGATGTCAAAGGAACAATCAAAAAAGTCAACAAGAAATAA